In the Pocillopora verrucosa isolate sample1 chromosome 4, ASM3666991v2, whole genome shotgun sequence genome, AACAGTGGCTAGCTACTTAGTTTTGGCTTATAGTATCAccactgaaagagaaaaacaaaaatgatggcCAGctaaaaagcttttgatttaaCCTTCCAACCTCTAACAGTGGCTAGCTACTTAGTTTTGGCTTATAGTATCAccactgaaagagaaaaacaaaaatgatggcCAGctaaaaagcttttgattgttatcaaaattctccttgtcactaCCACAGGCAATATATAAATTATactgtggagaatatgcatactgatgtaaagtGTTAAGAGTTAACAATAAACAGATTGTATGACTCGTTGTATGGACCTGCCACAGTGACCTGTTGCCTTGTGTTTCATGACCTCTGTTACAATGCCATGCTAAACTGAGCACCAACAAATGACTAGTGTGTCACACTCACCTTTACAGAAGGATAACCTTCTATTTGATAATGTACACATGTTGCTAGATTACGTTCTTCAGCACAATCGATAGCAGCAACATGTATAAGCTGCTTCCAGTctataaattaaagaatataGGTAACAGTGAGAACTCaatggaaaaaaggcaaattctAAAATTAAGAGGAGATTCACAATGTGGCTACACAATATCCTCTGTTTAAacttttccttgtttgttttaGTTATTGTTCATGTTTAAGGCAAGATGCGtaacaatgaaaaattcaaaaaattgatttcaagacAGATATGATTTCATAAATGAACTTATAAAAATAGTTCATTATAATTCCTGTCATAATCCATCTGATATTTTTGCTTGCTAGTAATTGATATAATTGCATCACATGATGCAGCATGCCCCAGCTACAACTAGGGAATATCTGAGGATATAACCCAAGTGATATTTGCCAATTTTCAAACCGTACATCAACTGCAATAAAAGCGattgtttaaaattcaaatcaagATGAAAGAGCATTTAGCTGTTGTTACAGAGAAAGGGATGTTTTTTGGTTCATTAAGTCATACCAGAGATTACTGAAAAGTAAATATCCCATGTGCAGCAAACAGTCAATTGTTTCAAACACTAATTCATTGCAACTATCGATACATACTATCAAACCAAATAGAGGCTACTGCTTAATATATAAttcttgaccctttaactcccaagatctgattgttaattctcccttcctgtcaattttgttttcttcttttcctctaCAAGTGAATTTtgcatttaaaagaaaaccaagtGCTTGTGGAAGACAggggaaggaaacaaaacttTGCATAAAGCCAAGATGGACACTGCACATTTTAAAggcaaaaagaccaaaaagctaaatttttccacagattttgtttgaaattgtaCTTTAAGATGGTTCTGATCAGAAATCTGATTTAAACTAAAGTAGATATAATGTTCCTTCtaaaaataatcaataaaaatcATTCATCAAAGAAATAGGAGGCATCTGCATACAGGCTATCATGCCTAGACTCAATATTAAATTCTATATATATCATACATTTCAGCTGTTCATTAAAACTGGCACAGGTAAAATTTATCTCTGTTTTAAAACAGATTTTAGTGCAAAACAAAGCGATGAGAAaatcattatttcatttcatgcaAAAAGATACCTTATTTTCACAAGAAAGGTGTAGCACTTAGACTTATTTCTTCAGTGAAGCTTTCTCTTTGACAAATAGCTTTTTGTTCAAAAAGAAAGGCCTTGTGCCTGTCTAAATTAGACATAATGAATATACTTGTTATTCTGAATAAATTTGCCTCAATAATAATGGCTGGTTTTCTTTCCGAGCTTAATGTTTTAATTGAAACAAGCAAACAGCTTCCACATGTATCCCTTGTGTCTAAGTCTTGTTTTCCCACACCATCATTTGGTTTTAGTAAGATCACGActttaaagcaaatcaaaataaaggatATAAAAGAGCTGAAAAGGATCAgcaagtaaaataaaatgaaaaccaatgGGGTTTTGTCGCGAATAGGTTCTCAAAAAACCAGCTGTTTACttataatttacatttaaataGACTTCCTCTTCGAAACTTCATTCCGTGGGCCAATACAAGAAATATAATGGTTTTCGTTCTTTCAGCTCAAGCTTTAAGTTCGTTTCAGCCTTATTTCTGCAGCAGGCACCGAAGAAGGAATGgcgatttaaaaaaattccccatAACTGTGTGGTGTTAAGTTCCCTTTCCTCTGTgactgataaataatttatcaggataaagaaaatgaacttgCGACGGCAGCTGACTTTTGTCGCCAATCTTAGATTCGACAGATTGGCCCTGACAAAACATATTATTCGCTTCTTAGCAAATAAAAGGGAAGGGCTGGGAAAATAATTCGCCCTGAAACAATTATTATAGAGATCTCATTCCCTCTTATTTCATGTCATTAAAAATAGATCACATCCAAACAAAGAACATTCGATCGCGAGCAGATTGATAGATTTTTAGTTATCCACTCTTGTAGTTCTTTCCCAATTTCCTCAGTCATATCACATCATAAATAAATTTCTACCGCAAGATACATTCTATTCGTTAGGACTCACCTTTTGCCATTTTTGCCAGCTTCTTCCATGTAGGAGCAAACGCATGACAATGTCCGCaaaaactggaataaaattCTACTACCCAAGCCGATGGGCTATTATGAATTACACTGGAGATTGTATCGTTTTCTAAAAGAACCATTTGATCGGCTAACGAATATAAAACGCCATAAGAAAGtctaaaagaaaggaaaaaaacaaaacaaactacaAAACAACAGCGTATGTTTCCTCTGTGTTCGGCCATCTTTCATGACGACCGCGATTTACCGCTGGTTGTATTGAAGGCTCATAAAATTTGACTGACGACCGAGAGCGATTGCTGGCCTGTCAAGAGGCTTctaaaagaacaaatatttttataaaggTCCGACATCGGCTATTATCTGATAAAGATTCGGTTTCTGATTGCATGGAAATTGACCAAGAGAGGGCAAGAACAGGTCCTCCTGATCGCCTAAATTATTCGATTGTCTACAGCTTTCCTATGTGAATTTTTTCACACCTGCGTAACTTTTTAAATCAATAGTATTATTTATTAGGACAATCGCAAACCGTATTGACTCGTGCTGCTTTGTGACCTGCCGAAAACTGtttcaaatgacaaattttttcAGCCGGGTCTTTGCAATATTCCACATCGGATGTTTTGGTGAAGCATGGGATGCTGGGCGAGAACTGCGTAAGCGATTTAGAAGTCAAAGGTATGACGCTTTCCGCTAATATTACTCCAATTTCCAAAAATGTTCCCAATACTAACGAATATTGCTGAAGCTTCATTTTGGAATCCACGTCCACAAGATGCAAGTCCAATTTATGGTCGATATGGGAGAGTAAGGCTTATGGTTGCACAACCCTTTagaagtgactagcatctataTTCCCCATACAATGTCTCcaaagaatcaaacattaaggtaacgagaataaaggaaaagatcacgaactaaacaagctcttgatttttaaacaaatacttcTTGTCGACGCCGCAGAAAATGTGTAGAGAACGGTATGAAGAGTATGTATTCTGATCAGTGTTGGGATGTAAATGGTTAAAATGAAGTGCACGTGATAACGGGTACATTTGACAGAAGAGCACGTGATACCTTTTTTACACATATTTCACCGTGTTAGCAAATGCAACAGCTGGGAAAAGCACTGAGATGAAAAATCAAAAACTGCTGACAAAATGACAGTTCCAAAAATGACAGTCTATTTATAAGTTTATTCCTAAATATTTCTTCGAAAAAGCAGGAAAGGCTGACTGAAAGACTGAGAGGATCATTTACTGTAATCTCCCTAGAATCTACAGGCAGCTAGGGTAGGAGCCGGCAACCAGGTTTCCAACAATGGCGCGTGAAGGTGGCTCTAACTCCAGGCTCCCTCAACGGCCAGACTCGGTTGCTGTACGGTTGCTGATTGAGTTTTGCTTTGGTGTTGCTCTCTTCAAGCTGAGAAAACGATTGCGATTTAGAGCGAAAAGAGAGGAGCGATTCGTGAACAAATCGCACTGCTGAGAGCCCATCAGATTGCAAAGATCATCTATGGTTTAAAAATAGATGCAATAAATCGAGATACCACTCAATCATGTAATcgctgataatttttttttctgtattattATCGTAAcctgttggctggataatgtacatTCATATCACAACATGAAGCTAATTGTTAAGCATTTCCAGGACTTACTGATTAATATGAGTTTTTCGTACAATCAATCAGTTGGAAGTTCCTGCCACGCATCTTTACGCcattttgaacaagaaaatcACGAATAATCCGGCTACTCACTATAATATACCAACAGCCTTCGTGTTCTTGACAGATAAGTTTTATAACTCCCAGCTGAACAAAACCTTCCAAACTTTCGGCAATTTCCAGTATTGAAACGTCGGgaaagttcttctttctttcactACGTTGTGCTGTGAAACCAAGCTTGTATAAACTCTCATCTTTTGTGTTCATTTCGTCGTGGGAATGCTCAATCACAAGAACCGAAGATTGACGATCATCTTCCGAAGTTGAAAACCCTTTGTCTTTcgaagatatattttttaagtctttttccttgtttctgtatttttcGTTAGATCTCTGAGGTAAATTTGATGTGCTTTCCTCTTGGCTGTTTCTCGCTGTCTTAAAGTTTCTGTTGCCGCCTCTCGTGGTTTTCCGACCTTCAATTTGAGGAAATATCTCTTCCTCTTTTACTCCggatttcaaaacttttttcaccCACTTAGActtctttttgcttttcattgACTTGATGTCAAATATTCCTACACTGCTGTTATGAAGCATTTTCAAGAAATTCGTTTTCGGTGCTGGCATTAAAGGGTAAGAACGCGATCTCAAGTGATGATCACTGGTTTGCAGCGGAGCAGTCGATTGTTTACGGTTTTTCATATGTTCTTGACTCTTTTCTGATATTCCTTTCTCGCCATTTATAAGAGTGGACATCCCCTGCCTGACTTTCAAGAAATTTGTGTCTGGTTCCGCTATCGAGAGGTGAGACCGAGATCTCCAGTGATGACCATTGGTTTGCAGAGGAGCAGTCGATTGTTTTCGGTTATTTCTACGTTCTTGACTCGTTTCTGATTTTCCAGTTTCACTAACTTCAAGAGTAAACGTCCCCTGCCTAACAAGAGGGGCCGAAAAAGATacagttttatttcttattgttttGTGATTTGACTGAGCCGAAGTCTTCACAATTTTTCTGTAACAACGTCTATTAGTATCTGTGTTATGATCAACAGCTAATGACTCTGGCCtactcattttatttttagcgGGCTGAAAATCTCTTTCTTTAACTTTTACACCATCCTTGGTAATATTTCGCTCTTGCACTCGAAGTTTCGATCTGCTGAGAAGTTTTCCCTTCTTTGTTTTAGCTCGCATCAATGCTGTGTTTCCATGCCGACCGTCATTGTGTTTGTCGTAGTTATGTGAAAATCCTCTTGCACAGGTAGAAGTCGGTAAAAACCGAGGCTCCTGTTTGTCAAAATCCACCAAATCGACCTCGCCTAAAATTTCCGACAAGTCCTGATCACCAGTCTGAAACTTTCTATCACAGCCAATACAGCCTTTCCCAGTACACAGAATATTCCCTATTTTCGTTTGGTGGACCCGATCTCTTGTGTACAATGGAGCTGTCGATATAAGCTCGCTCATTGTTTTCTTACTTGAAACAGAACACTGTGAATACGAAGGTGACGAAGCGAGAATCCTCACTTCGTCTGGACACCGTCAAAGAGTagaaaaataaaccttttttcgtAAAACATGTCTACCAGTCTTAAAGTGCGACTGAAAACTCGTAAGAATTCATAGATATACTCCTTTGGTCGAAAACAATgtatttaaaattcattttcaatccTTTTTGATTGGTGAACGCGGACACCTGCCGTTTACCATCGCGATCAATTAGCGCTTTGATTggacaaaatgtttattttatgcAGTGCTTTGATGAAAGGGGTGAAAACTCGGCACAGCAAGTAAGATATTACAATGAAATGACAACTTGCTATTTGCACAAAATATGTACTCGATCACTTTTGTGAAATTATGCATGTGGGGCGACGTCCAAAGAATTAATTCACACGACGGAGACAAACTATCGTGATTAACCAGAAGCTGACCACATAATATAAAATGGCTTTTTGCGTTTGGAGTGTtaatacttttaattttaaagatttcaaacATATGTTTTTGAGAGCTTCGGTAAGGAACATATTAAAGTGTATCTTTTCCGCCAGAAAAATTCCCGGCTATTGCATGTCTTCcccaaaaaatgataaatatagAGTGTAAAATTCTACACAAAAGCTGTCGGAAAGACAGTCATAAATAACAAAACCACGTCTAAACGTCTGAGGatgaaaataagtgaaaacCAATTGTCATGGAAATCAGATACATTTTGTCGATCTGAAAATGCACCAGTGATCAAAAACAAATCAGGAATAAAATATGAGGCACGAAAGATGACAACCCAATTTACTAAACTCCAACAATTTTTATcgaggggggcattg is a window encoding:
- the LOC131795693 gene encoding uncharacterized protein, which produces MSELISTAPLYTRDRVHQTKIGNILCTGKGCIGCDRKFQTGDQDLSEILGEVDLVDFDKQEPRFLPTSTCARGFSHNYDKHNDGRHGNTALMRAKTKKGKLLSRSKLRVQERNITKDGVKVKERDFQPAKNKMSRPESLAVDHNTDTNRRCYRKIVKTSAQSNHKTIRNKTVSFSAPLVRQGTFTLEVSETGKSETSQERRNNRKQSTAPLQTNGHHWRSRSHLSIAEPDTNFLKVRQGMSTLINGEKGISEKSQEHMKNRKQSTAPLQTSDHHLRSRSYPLMPAPKTNFLKMLHNSSVGIFDIKSMKSKKKSKWVKKVLKSGVKEEEIFPQIEGRKTTRGGNRNFKTARNSQEESTSNLPQRSNEKYRNKEKDLKNISSKDKGFSTSEDDRQSSVLVIEHSHDEMNTKDESLYKLGFTAQRSERKKNFPDVSILEIAESLEGFVQLGVIKLICQEHEGCWYIIVSSRIIRDFLVQNGVKMRGRNFQLIDCTKNSY